The following are encoded together in the bacterium genome:
- a CDS encoding AAA family ATPase: protein TEEQIDAVALLALSLQKRFDTRPDKSSVHLPVATPTNNHRAIWLGGGGVGKTRTLGKIVQPLAETYFGPNGYSATAQSNQAAQNLGSRARTLHAANGLLLTDSLQTARLRLNAQTQKKMDRIAGDLGVEVIDELGAVPGDLLHADALRKTYGRALRHNLDSTHYMKPAETWGRMPCKILSGDFYQLPPVPASASLLASPSNQSYEHQQGRKLLLDMDYVHDFVEMRRFDDPLLIEILTAMRTPGGKKISEEAWHALQATVIQTSTPDPRLRNARGWYECAYEWRIVSYAMHAHARLNANAAGQLLYYIPSIDLPSARMSKEDFDAMRALPNISTTAKFPGILPVYIGMDMILTESFLPPRLVRGAPVQVVDIELHPKEPSVQGRPSIAVHGCVVLHFMPKCIYVRLRECKDVFLLPADNASQSSASDLTGILAVQPLTRQWKFKMKGSQNAVSVSR from the coding sequence CACGGAGGAGCAGATCGACGCCGTGGCGCTTCTCGCACTTTCCCTCCAGAAGCGTTTCGACACGCGGCCCGACAAGTCCTCCGTTCATCTGCCCGTGGCCACACCCACGAACAACCACCGAGCCATCTGGCTCGGCGGCGGCGGAGTCGGCAAGACACGCACCCTCGGGAAGATCGTGCAGCCTCTCGCCGAAACGTACTTCGGGCCCAACGGCTACTCCGCCACAGCACAATCCAATCAGGCCGCTCAAAACCTGGGCTCACGAGCCAGAACGCTGCACGCGGCCAACGGTCTCCTCCTGACCGATTCCCTGCAGACAGCCAGACTGCGACTGAACGCGCAGACGCAAAAGAAAATGGATCGCATCGCCGGAGATCTCGGCGTCGAGGTCATCGATGAGCTGGGCGCTGTTCCCGGTGACCTTCTTCATGCCGATGCTCTACGCAAGACGTACGGACGAGCTCTGCGCCACAACCTCGACTCCACCCACTACATGAAGCCAGCCGAGACGTGGGGCCGCATGCCGTGCAAGATCTTGTCCGGCGACTTCTACCAGCTCCCGCCTGTACCAGCATCGGCTTCTCTGCTGGCTTCTCCAAGCAACCAATCCTATGAGCACCAGCAGGGCCGGAAGCTGCTTCTGGACATGGACTACGTCCACGACTTCGTCGAGATGCGGCGCTTCGACGATCCGCTGCTCATCGAGATCCTGACGGCGATGCGGACGCCCGGTGGGAAGAAGATCTCCGAGGAGGCTTGGCATGCTCTCCAAGCCACAGTCATCCAGACCTCTACCCCGGATCCACGACTGCGGAACGCCAGGGGCTGGTACGAGTGTGCCTACGAGTGGCGCATCGTCTCCTATGCCATGCACGCTCATGCGCGACTCAACGCCAACGCCGCGGGCCAGCTCTTGTACTACATCCCGTCGATCGACCTCCCGAGCGCTCGCATGAGCAAGGAGGACTTCGACGCCATGCGTGCCCTGCCCAACATCAGTACCACCGCCAAGTTCCCCGGGATCCTGCCCGTATACATCGGCATGGACATGATCCTCACGGAGTCCTTCTTGCCGCCGCGGCTTGTGCGAGGGGCACCGGTGCAAGTCGTGGACATTGAGCTCCATCCGAAGGAACCGTCCGTTCAAGGCCGACCCTCCATTGCTGTACACGGCTGCGTCGTCCTCCACTTCATGCCCAAATGCATCTACGTACGCTTGCGCGAGTGCAAAGACGTCTTCCTGCTGCCTGCCGACAATGCTTCTCAGTCAAGCGCCTCGGATCTGACGGGCATACTTGCTGTGCAGCCCCTCACGCGCCAGTGGAAGTTCAAGATGAAGGGCTCGCAAAACGCGGTGTCTGTATCCAGGA